aatcaaaatatattttatgtctctgtaagcaacgtcagcacaataactgttcgtcgggagcttcatgaagtggatttccatggccaagcagccgcacacaagcctaagatcaccatgtgcaatgccaagcgtctgctggactggtgtaaagctcgctgccattggactctggagcagtggaaacacgttctctggggtgatgaatcacgcttaaccatctggcagtccgacagacaaatctgggtttggtggatgccaggagaacgctacccaACTGAagggaagaacttgactggcctgcacagagccctgacctcaaaagtatcaaacacctttgggatgaattggaacgccgactgcgagccatgcctaatcgcccaacatcagtgcccaacctcactaatgctcttgtggctgaatggaagcaagtccctacagcaatgttccaacatctagtggaaagccttaccagaagagtggaccaacaccatattaatggccgtgattttggaatgagatgttcgacaagcactTTTGCTCAAATACTGTAGTCTAaataacctacagtacagtatggggcataaatactgtagtctatataacctacagtacagtctggggtataaatactgtagtctatataacctacagtacagtatgggccataaatactgtagtctatataacctacagtacagtctggggtataaatactgtagtctaaataacctacagtacagtatgggccataaatactgtagtctatataacctacagtacagtctggggtataaatactgtagtctatataacctacagtacagtatgggccataaatactgtagtctatataacctacagtacagtctggggtataaatactgtagtctatataacctacagtacagtctgaggcataaatactgtagtctatataacctacagtacagtctgggccataaatactgtagtctatataacctacagtacagtctggggtataaatactgtagtctatataacctacagtacagtctggggcataaatactgtagtctatataacctacagtacagtctggggcataaatactgtagtctatataacctatgGTATGGGGTATAACACTCTtgggtataaatactgtagtgtatataacctatggtatggggcataaatactgtagtctatataacctatgGTATGGGGTATAACAGTCTggggtataaatactgtagtctatataacctacagtacagtatggggcataaatactgtagtctatataacctacagtacagtatggggcataaatactgtagtctatataacctacagtacagtatggggcataaatactgtagtctatataacctacagtacagtctggggcataaatactgtagtctatataacctacagtacagtctgggccataaatactgtagtctatataacctacagtacagtctggggtataaatactgtagtctatataacctacagtacagtctggggcataaatactgtagtctatataacctatggtatggggtataacagtctggggcataaatactgtagtctatataacctatgGTATGGGGTATAACAGTCTGGGGCctaaatactgtagtctatataacctatgGTATGGGGTATAACAGTCTggggtataaatactgtagtgtatataacctatggtatggggtataacagtctggggcataaatactgtagtctatataacctatggtatggggcataaatactgtagtctatataacctatggtatggggtataacagtctggggcataaatactgtagtctatataacctatggtatggggcataaatactgtagtctatataacctatggtatggggtataacagtctggggcataaatactgtagtctatataacctatggtatggggtataacagtctggggcataaatactgtagtctatataacctacagtacagtctggggcATAAATCATGTAGTCTatgtaacatacagtacagtctggggtataaatactgtagtctatataacctacagtacagtctggggcataaatactgtagtctatataacctacagtacagtctggggcataaatactgtagtctatataacctacagtacagtctggggcataaatactgtagtctatataacctatgGTATGGGGTATAACACTCTtgggtataaatactgtagtgtatataacctatggtatggggtataacagtctggggcataaatactgtagtctatataacctatgGTATTGGGTATAACAGTCTggggcataaatactgtagtttatataacctatggtatggggtataacagtctggggcataaatactgtagtctatataacctatggtatggggtataacagtctggggcataaatactgtagtgtatataacctatggtatggggtataacagtctggggcataaatactgtagtctatataacctatggtatggggcataaatactgtagtctatataacctatggtatgggtataaatactgtagtctatataacctatgGTATGGGTATAACAGTCTggggcataaatactgtagtctatataacctatggtatggggtataacagtctggggcataaatactgtagtctatataacctatggtatggggtataacagtctggggcataaatactgtagtctatataacctatggtatggggtataacagtctggggcataaatactgtagtctatataacctatggtatggggtataacagtctggggcataaatactgtagtctatataacctatggtatggggtataacagtctggggcataaatactgtagtctatataacctatggtatggggcataaatactgtagtctatataacctatggtatggggtataacagtctggggcataaatactgtagtctatataacctatggtatggggtataacagtctggggcataaatactgtagtctatataacctatggtatggggcataaatactgtagtctatataacctatggtatggggtataacagtctggggcataaatactgtagtctatataacctatggtatggggtataacagtctggggcataaatactgtagtctatataacctatgGTATGGGGTATAACAGTCTGGGGCATAAATACTTAACCAAGCAAACGTATTATACATTTAATtgtaaactgggtggttccagcccagaatgctgattggttgacagctgtggtatatcagaccgtataccacgggtttgacaaaacatttatttttactgttctaattacgttggtaaccagtttgcCACCTCTGTTTACCCCCtctgtggtatatgaccaatataccacggctaagggctgtatccaggcactccacaatgtcttagaacagcccttagccgtggaatattagccatacaccacaccccctcgtgccttattggtTAAGTATATTAGCCATACaccacaccccctcatgccttattgGTTAAGTATATTAGCCatacaccacaccccctcgtgccttattggtTAAGTATATTAGCCatacaccacaccccctcgtgccttattggtTAAGTATATTAGCCATACACCACACCCCCTCGCGCCTTATTGGTTAAGTGAAGACAAGAGATACAGTTAGTATTTGCTAGGTCTTACTTACTGAAACATACTCTCACGTTAAGTACCCTACTGCACACAAAGAAGGTATCAAAAATGATGTTATAGAAATGCTAGTTCAGTTTGTGTTTTAGAAGGATACATTTCAGTACATTTGTTTAGCTGATGGTTTGACTGAAAACTAATTGAGTATTATTTATTTCCAGTATAAGAGGAACACATTATACAGATGTCTTTGATTCTAAATATATTTAGTAGTAGAGATGATTACTTCCAGGAGTTGTGTGCAATAGATATTGTATCTTTGTCTGAAACACAAATACTCAAATGATACAACTCATTACAATGGTATCTCTTTTTGAAATGAATCTTATTTTGTTATAATTTCATGTTCATGTTTTGTTAGATATCCTGTATATCCATTGATTCTAGAATaatatcaaataaaaataaaccttGTGAACTTATACTGTCTCACCCGATTGTAACCCACAATTACATCTGCTATTATTCCATTGTAAGTTTGTGTTGTCTTTTGTCTTTGTAAATAAGCGACACAGCTTCAAAATGTTTACAACTATCATGTGGATCTTAAGGATTTTCATATTGTTGCATCTAAACCTTTATATCAGAACATTTGTCAACGCCTCATAATGATGTTGTGCAAGTTAGTTAAATAAAGAGACACACGACTCATCTGACTGTCAACTTTCATCTTTTCAGGGAAAGAAAATGCAGCGACAAAACCAAAGAGGAATAACGGAGACCTTTTTCCGCGGGGAGCATCAGAGTATAGAAACCTTGAAAATGGAGACCCCACTAAGTTGTAGACGTCTTATTTCAAAAGACATTCCACTGTACCCCAAAGCTGACAGAGCGGAATTTCACGTGGACACAGTCTGTCATGTAACCACTCCAACAGGCCTGACAGGAATCATGGATCTGAGTGGATTTACAGCAGGGCAAACAGGGGGTTTCACATGGTGGGCTCTTCACATTACAGAAGGTGAAATTGAGGCAGCAGAGAATCGCTTCCTTGAAAAGGAACAGCTTTCCTTTGACCCAACAACGGGTGAAGAACAAAGACACAATCCATTCCTGAAGGAATTCACCACCTCCCCTGTCTTCCAAAAGGGATCTCGGTACGGGAACTTTAAGTTTACCTTCCCCTTGGAGGATCTCATGCAGATGTACACAGAGCAGATCTGTGAGGGAGAGAAGCCTGTCCTGAGAGTCTTTGAAACCGTGGTTTACAAGCAGGAGATCATGTACGTTGTGGTTGTCCACGGTCCAGATGTGACAGAGTTTGATGAGTACCCACTTCTTGCTGATGAGAATGATAAGGCAATATGCATTTATAAAGATGGTCAAATTGTCTGGCGTGCAGAAGCAATATGTGAAACCCATACAAAGAAGCTGATCATCAGCAGAGAGAGTGGAACAGTTGAAACAGAAGAACTTGGACGTGGTTTTGAGTATTTCATGTGGGACCATGTGACCCTGGCATTCCATCTGCCAGCTGACCGCACCCTCCAAGTTGAAGAGGGAGTATTAAAGGAGAGACTCCATGCATGTGAGGGTATCAGACCTTTTCTCCAGGGTGAGTTTTTAACACTAGAGGAAGCAGAAGAAGTAGTCAATGCCATAAAGAActctatatagggacagtgctagtgacagtgctatatggggacagtgctatatagggacagtgctatatggggacagtgctatatggggacagtgctatatggggacagtgctatatagggacagtgctatatggggacagtgctatatagggacagtgctatatagggacagtgctatatgggaaagtgctatatagggacagtgctatatagggacagtgctatatagggacagtgctatatagggacagtgctatatagggacagtgctttatagggacagtgctatatgaggacagtgctatatggggacagtgctatatagggacagtgctatatagggacagtgctatatggggacagtgctatatagggacagtgctatatggggacagtgctatatagggacagtgctatatggggacagtgctatatggggacagtgctatatggggacagtgctatatagggacagtgctatatggggacagtgctatatagggacagtgctatatggggacagtgctatatagggacagtgctatatggggacagtgctatatagggacagtgctatatggggacagtgctatatagggacagtgctatatggggacagtgctatatggggacagtgctatatggggacagtgctagtgacagtgctatatggggacagtgctatatagggacagtgctatatggggacagtgctatatagggacagtgctatatggggacagtgctatatagggacagtgctatatggggacagtgctatatggggacagtgctatatggggacagtgctagtgacagtgctatatggggacagtgctatatgaggacagtgctatatggggacagtgctatatagggacagtgctatatggggacagtgctatatagggacagtgctatatagggacagtgctatatggggacagtgctatatagggacagtgctatatggggacagtgctatatggggacagtgctatatggggacagtgctatatggggacagtgctatatagggacagtgctatatagggacagtgctatatagggacagtgctatatggggacagtgctatatggggacagtgctatatggggacagtgctatatggggacagtgctagtgacagtgctatatggggacagtgctatatagggacagtgctatatagggacagtgctagtgacagtgctatatagggacagtgctatgtagttacagtgctatatagggacagtgctatatagggacagtgctatatggggaaagtgctatatagggacagtgctatatagggacagtgttatatggggacagtgctatatggggacagtgctagtgacagtgctatatggggacagtgctatatagggacagtgctatatggggacagtgctatatagggacagtgctatatagggacagtgctatatagggacagtgctatatgggggcagtgctagggacagtgctatatggggacagtgctagtgacagtgctatatggggacagtgctagtgacagtgctatatagggacagtgctatatggggacagtgctatatagggacagtgctatatggggacagtgctatatggggacagtgctatatagggacagtgctatatagggacagtgctatatgggggcagtgctagggacagtgctatatgggggcagtgctagtgacagtgctatatagggacagtgctatatagggacagtgctatatggggaaagtgctatatagggacagtgctatatggggacagtgctatatggggacagtgctatatggggacagtgctatatagggacagtgctatatagggacagtgctatatagggacagtgctatatagggacagtgctatatggggacagtgctatatagggacagtgctatatggggacagtgctatatagggacagtgctatatggggacagtgctatatagggacagtgctatatggggacagtgctatatggggacagtgctatatggggacagtgctatatggggacagtgctagtgacagtgctatatggggacagtgctatatagggacagtgctatatggggacagtgctatatagggacagtgctatatggggacagtgctatatagggacagtgctatatggggacagtgctatatggggacagtgctatatggggacagtgctagtgacagtgctatatggggacagtgctatatgaggacagtgctatatggggacagtgctatatagggacagtgctatatggggacagtgctatatagggacagtgctatatggggacagtgctatatagggacagtgctatatggggacagtgctatatggggacagtgctatatggggacagtgctatatggggacagtgctatatagggacagtgctatatagggacagtgctatatagggacagtgctatatggggacagtgctatatggggacagtgctatatggggacagtgctatatggggacagtgctagtgacagtgctatatggggacagtgctatatagggacagtgctatatagggacagtgctagtgacagtgctatatagggacagtgctatgtagttacagtgctatatagggacagtgctatatagggacagtgctatatggggaaagtgctatatagggacagtgctttATAGGGACAGTgttatatggggacagtgctatatggggacagtgctagtgacagtgctatatggggacagtgctatatagggacagtgctatatggggacagtgctatatagggacagtgctatatagggacagcgctatatagggacagtgctatatgggggcagtgctagggacagtgctatatggggacagtgctagtgacagtgctatatggggacagtgctagtgacagtgctatatagggacagtgctatatggggacagtgctatatagggacagtgctatatggggacagtgctatatggggacagtgctatatagggacagtgctatatagggacagtgctatatgggggcagtgctagggacagtgctatatgggggcagtgctagtgacagtgctatatagggacagtgctatatagggacagtgctatatggggaaagtgctatatagggacagtgctatatggggacagtgctatatggggacagtgctatatggggacagtgctatatagggacagtgctatatagggacagtgctatatagggacagtgctatatagggacagtgctagtgacagtgctatatggggacagtgctatatagggacagtgctatatagggacagtgctatatggggacagtgctatatagggacagtgctatatagggacagtgctatatagggacagtgctatatagggacagtgctagtgacagtgctatatggggacagtgctatatggggaaagtgctatatagggacagtgctatatggggacagtgctatatggggacagtgctagtgacagtgctatatggggacagtgctatatagggacagtgctagtgacagtgctatatagggacagtgctatatggggacagtgctatatggggacagtgctagtgacagtgctatatggggacagtgctatatagggacagtgctagtgacagtgctatatagggacagtgctatatggggacagtgctatatggggacagtgctagtgacagtgctatatggggacagtgctatatagggacagtgctagtgacagtgctatatagggacagtgctatatggggaaagtgctatatagggacagtgctatatggggacagtgctagtgacagtgctatatggggacagtgctatatagggacagtgctagtgacagtgctatatggggacagtgctatatagggacagtgctatatggggacagtgctagtgacagtgctatatagggacagtgctatatagggacagtgctatatagggacagtgctagtgacagtgctatatagggacagtgctatatggggacagtgctatatggggacagtgctatatggggacagtgctatatggggacagtgctatatagggacagtgctatatggggacagtgctatatagggacagtgctatatggggaaagtgctatatagggacagtgctatatagggacagtgctatatagggacagtgctatatggggacagtgctatatggggacagtgctatatggggacagtgctatatggggacagtgctatatggggacagtgctatatagggacagtgctatatagggacagtgctatatagggacagtgctatatagggacagtgctagtgacagtgctatatggggacagtgctatatagggacagtgctatatagggacagtgctatatagggacagtgctatatagggacagtgctatatggggacagtgctatatagggacagtgctatatggggacagtgctagtgacagtgctatatggggaaagtgctatatagggacagtgctatatggggacagtgctatatggggacagtgctatatagggacagtgctatatagggacagtgctatatagggacagtgctatatagggacagtgctatatagggacagtgctatatagggacagtgctatatagggacagtgctatatagggacagtgctatatagggacagtgctatatagggacagtgctatatagggacagtgctatatggggacagtgctatatagggacagtgctatatagggacagtgctatatagggacagtgctagtgacagtgctatatagggacagttctatatagttacagtgctagtgacagtgctatatagttacagtgctaTATATGGAAagtgctatatagttacagtactagtgacagtgctatatagttacagtgctagtgacagtgctatatagggacagtgctagtgacagtgctatatagttacagtgctagtgacagtgctatattgttacagtgctagtgacagtgctatatagttacagtgctaTATATGGAAagtgctatatagttacagtactagtgacagtgctatatagttacagtgctaTATATGGAAagtgctatatagttacagtactagtgacagtgctatatagttacagtgctagtggcagtgctatatagggacagtgctagtgacagtgctatatagttacagtgctagtgacagtgctatattgttatatagggacagtgctatatggggacagtgctcgTGACAGTGCtgtatagggacagtgctagtggcagtgctatatagttacagtgctagtgacagtgctatatagttacagtgctagtgacagtgctatatagttacagtgctagtgacagtgctatatagttacagtg
This sequence is a window from Oncorhynchus mykiss isolate Arlee chromosome 13, USDA_OmykA_1.1, whole genome shotgun sequence. Protein-coding genes within it:
- the LOC110518344 gene encoding uncharacterized protein LOC110518344 isoform X1, coding for MNFELLFTKVVIPPSCCVSNHSCKRGLGKDGQRTRSTTRRRFYQVYVLPPDILQRTTRPSTYDQPIEAQLRGKKMQRQNQRGITETFFRGEHQSIETLKMETPLSCRRLISKDIPLYPKADRAEFHVDTVCHVTTPTGLTGIMDLSGFTAGQTGGFTWWALHITEGEIEAAENRFLEKEQLSFDPTTGEEQRHNPFLKEFTTSPVFQKGSRYGNFKFTFPLEDLMQMYTEQICEGEKPVLRVFETVVYKQEIMYVVVVHGPDVTEFDEYPLLADENDKAICIYKDGQIVWRAEAICETHTKKLIISRESGTVETEELGRGFEYFMWDHVTLAFHLPADRTLQVEEGVLKERLHACEGIRPFLQGEFLTLEEAEEVVNAIKNSI
- the LOC110518344 gene encoding uncharacterized protein LOC110518344 isoform X2, translated to MQRQNQRGITETFFRGEHQSIETLKMETPLSCRRLISKDIPLYPKADRAEFHVDTVCHVTTPTGLTGIMDLSGFTAGQTGGFTWWALHITEGEIEAAENRFLEKEQLSFDPTTGEEQRHNPFLKEFTTSPVFQKGSRYGNFKFTFPLEDLMQMYTEQICEGEKPVLRVFETVVYKQEIMYVVVVHGPDVTEFDEYPLLADENDKAICIYKDGQIVWRAEAICETHTKKLIISRESGTVETEELGRGFEYFMWDHVTLAFHLPADRTLQVEEGVLKERLHACEGIRPFLQGEFLTLEEAEEVVNAIKNSI